Proteins co-encoded in one Nicotiana sylvestris chromosome 7, ASM39365v2, whole genome shotgun sequence genomic window:
- the LOC138873166 gene encoding uncharacterized protein produces the protein MAIDDQTPSGSSTGITIDHYHPLSLQPCDTPGSSLISIQLKGTENYALWSRSMKIGLLGKSKLDFVDGGCTKDKFDRFLHELWGKCNTIVLSWIMNAVNSELLSGIVYKSSAHNVWTDLKDKYDKVDEFRIFYLHKEIATLSQGISLVSAYFAKLTGLWEEYDALMPYPGCDCP, from the coding sequence ATGGCGATTGACGATCAAACTCCTTCTGGAAGCAGTACAGGAATCACCATTGATCATTATCATCCTTTGTCCTTACAACCATGTGATACACCAGGTAGCTCGTTAATCTCTATTCAACTCAAAGGCACTGAGAATTACGCGCTATGGAGTAGATCAATGAAAATTGGATTACTTGGTAAAAGCAAATTAGATTTTGTGGATGGGGGATGCACAAAAGATAAATTTGATAGATTTCTACATGAATTATGGGGAAAATGCAATACTATAGTGCTATCTTGGATCATGAATGCTGTGAATAGTGAGCTGCTTAGTGGAATTGTGTACAAGTCTAGTGCACACAATGTTTGGACAGATTTGAAAGATAAATATGATAAGGTTGATGAATTTAGAATTTTTTATCTGCATAAAGAAATAGCTACACTGTCTCAAGGGATTTCTTTAGTGTCAGCATACTTTGCTAAATTGACAGGCCTTTGGGAAGAATATGATGCTCTCATGCCCTACCCAGGATGTGATTGTCCATAA
- the LOC104218306 gene encoding mitochondrial ATP-independent inner membrane protease subunit 1a, with protein MRVFQYLSQWKSKAKDGIQQSLLVAKFLCLLHVTNNYICSPVMVYGPSMLPTLNLTGDVLLAEHLSPLLDKLGPGDVVLVRSPDNPRKTVTKRIVGMEGDTVTFLADPARSDRHVTLTVPKGHVWIQGDNIYASKDSRQLGPIPYGLILGKVLCRVWPPEGFGSLRQ; from the exons ATGAGAGTGTTCCAGTACTTGAGTCAATGGAAGTCCAAAGCCAAAGACGGAATTCAACAATCACTTCTTGTCGCCAAATTCCTCTGCTTATTACATGTAACCAACAATTATATCTGCTCCCCTGTAAtg GTGTACGGTCCTAGTATGCTACCGACACTGAATCTTACCGGCGATGTTTTGCTGGCCGAACACTTATCGCCGTTGTTGGATAAGTTGGGACCAGGTGATGTAGTCCTCGTTCGCTCACCTGATAACCCTAGAAAGACTGTTACTAAACGCATTGTTGGTATGGAGGGCGATACTGTCACTTTTCTAGCCGACCCTGCTAGAAGTGACCGCCATGTCACCTTAACG GTTCCAAAGGGGCATGTTTGGATTCAGGGAGATAATATTTATGCTTCCAAGGATTCACGGCAACTCGGGCCAATCCCTTATGGTCTCATCCTGGGAAAAGTGTTGTGTAGA GTATGGCCGCCAGAGGGCTTTGGCTCGTTAAGACAATAA
- the LOC104243529 gene encoding solanesyl diphosphate synthase 1, chloroplastic-like: protein MMSVSCHNLEIGRIPLEFLACGCSSNNKVLRNVSRGFTARKLFSCRQEIGRCRSFSTKASLSGVAPVLGLNKSAKPISLANVFEVVADDLLTLNKNLQNIVGSENPVLMSAAEQIFGAGGKRVRPALVFLVSRATAAISGLKELTIEHRRLAEIIEMIHTASLIHDDVLDESDIRRGKDTVHQLYGTRVAVLAGDFMFAQSSWYLANLENLEVIKLISQVIKDFASGEIKQASNLFDCDVELEEYLLKSYYKTASLIAASTKGAAIFSGVDRDISEQMFQYGKNLGLSFQVVDDILDFTQSAEQLGKPAGSDLAKGNLTAPVLFALEKEPKLRNIIESEFRDADSLEEAINLVKTTGGIQRAQDLAKEKADLALQSLKCLPSSPFRAALEEIVKYNLERIE, encoded by the exons ATGATGTCTGTGAGTTGCCATAATCTTGAGATTGGGAGAATTCCATTGGAGTTTTTGGCTTGTGGGTGTTCTTCTAATAACAAGGTATTAAGGAATGTAAGTAGAGGATTCACTGCTCGGAAATTGTTCTCCTGCAGACAAGAAATTGGCCGCTGTCGTTCGTTTTCAACTAAGGCTTCACTTAGTG GGGTGGCGCCAGTGTTGGGTTTGAATAAGTCAGCAAAACCTATTTCACTTGCTAATGTGTTTGAAGTGGTGGCTGATGACCTCCTTACTCTAAACAAGAACTTACAGAAT ATTGTTGGTTCAGAGAACCCAGTTTTGATGTCTGCAGCAGAACAGATTTTTGGTGCTGGTGGCAAAAGGGTGAGACCTGCTTTAGTGTTCCTAGTGTCAAGGGCTACAGCAGCAATTTCTGGTTTGAA GGAACTCACCATAGAACACAGAAGGTTAGCTGAGATCATTGAAATGATACATACCGCAAGCTTGATACATGATGATGTGTTAGATGAAAGTGACATACGAAGAG GAAAGGACACAGTTCACCAATTATATGGTACTAGAGTGGCGGTACTGGCCGGTGATTTTATGTTTGCACAGTCGTCGTGGTACTTAGCTAACCTTGAAAATCTTGAAGTCATAAAGCTCATCAGTCAG GTTATTAAAGACTTTGCAAGTGGTGAAATAAAGCAGGCCTCTAATCTGTTTGACTGTGATGTTGAACTGGAAGAATATTTGCTCAAGAGTTACTATAAAACAGCCTCCTTGATTGCTGCAAGCACCAAAGGAGCTGCCATTTTCAGTGGTGTTGACCGTGATATTAGCGAACAGATGTTTCAGTATGGGAAGAATCTTGGTTTATCGTTCCAGGTTGTTGATGACATATTGGACTTTACTCAATCAGCAGAGCAATTGGGGAAGCCAGCCGGAAGTGACTTAGCCAAGGGAAACCTTACTGCACCAGTACTTTTTGCATTAGAGAAAGAACCAAAACTTAGGAATATAATTGAATCAGAATTTCGAGATGCTGATTCTCTCGAGGAGGCCATTAATCTAGTCAAGACCACCGGGGGAATTCAGCGAGCACAAGATTTGGCAAAAGAAAAAGCTGATTTAGCACTGCAGAGCCTAAAATGCCTTCCTTCTAGTCCTTTCCGAGCAGCACTTGAGGAAATTGTGAAGTATAATCTGGAGAGAATTGAATAG